The following nucleotide sequence is from Ahniella affigens.
ACCAGCACGCGTTTCTTCATGCGCTGAATGAGGTGCAGATCATGGGACGCCACGACGACTGTGATCCCGGCTTGCATCAGGGACACAAACAACTGCATGACGTCGGTCGCGAGCTTCGGGTCGAGGTTGCCGGTCGGTTCGTCTGCGATGATCAGACTGGGCCGGGGCGCCAGCGCGCGGGCGATGCCCACCCGTTGCTGCTCACCACCCGACAGCATCAGCGGAAAATCGGCGGTTCGGTTGCCCAGTCCGACCAGGTCGAGCACGGCGCGCACGCGCTTGTCGATTTCGGCCGGCTGCCAGCCGGCAATGCGCAGTGGCAGGGCCACATTGTCAAAGACGGGTTGTTGGTTCAGCAGGCGGTAGTCCTGAAACACCATGCCGAGCCGCCGCCGATGGGCTTGCGCGTCGGGCCTCCGAAGCTGATTCAAGTCTTTGCCATCAATGCGGACCTGGCCTCGGCTGGCGCGCTCCAGCAACCCAATCAACTTGATCAGGGTCGACTTGCCGGCACCGGAATGACCCGTCACAAACACCATCTCGCCGCGCTGAATGGCGAAGTTGAGATCAGCCAAACCGGTCAGGCCACCCTGATAGCGCTTGTACACCCCTTCAAACTCGATCATGGCCGGATCGCTCATTGGCTGATCAGCGTGTTGAGTTCGAAAATGGGCAGCAGGATCGCGAGCACGATCGCCAGCACGATCGCGCCGACAAACAGAATCAGGATCGGCGACAGAATGGCGTTGGTCACGGCCATGGCTTGGCGCACATCGCGGGCCAGATGATCGGCAGACGCGTCCAGCATTTCGGCCAGCCGACCGCTTTTTTCGCCGCTGGCCACGAGCCTCAGCGTGACCGCCGGAAAGACGCGTGCCTCCGTCAGCGCCCGCCCCAGGCTCGCACCTTCGCGGACCCGGGTGGCGGCTTTCCGCATTCCTTCGCGCAATGGCAGTCGACGCAGCGTGGGCACCGCCAGCTTGAGCGCATCCAAAACCGGAACGCCGCTGCCGATCAGTACCGCCAGTGTCCGTGCGGCCCGCGCCGTATCGGCGGCGCGCAACAGCCGGCCGATCAACGGCAGCCGCAGCAAGGTCGCGTCCAGGCGATTGCGCACACGTTCCTGACGTAGCAGCGCGACCGCCCCGACGATGACGATCACCAACCCAAGTAACAACCAGACGCCCTGATGCACCAGCAGATTCGAAA
It contains:
- the ftsE gene encoding cell division ATP-binding protein FtsE, with the protein product MIEFEGVYKRYQGGLTGLADLNFAIQRGEMVFVTGHSGAGKSTLIKLIGLLERASRGQVRIDGKDLNQLRRPDAQAHRRRLGMVFQDYRLLNQQPVFDNVALPLRIAGWQPAEIDKRVRAVLDLVGLGNRTADFPLMLSGGEQQRVGIARALAPRPSLIIADEPTGNLDPKLATDVMQLFVSLMQAGITVVVASHDLHLIQRMKKRVLVLDKGRLIDDFRPEAA